From Psychrobacillus sp. FSL K6-2836, a single genomic window includes:
- a CDS encoding DUF2785 domain-containing protein has product MEANELKKILSELKSGERTWEAEQDDVIVYSMLEHIGSTDGELRDQLIYSMFYQLIIEKNLLGPKLLTELLEVALNDLLYKGIGEKETDTVFTRSFTTLLIALILYRDNENDFLDQNMILRVKDNLIDYINLEKDLRGFVPDKGWAHSIAHVADTFDELVKSNKVDSEHFGEMLNALWNKLFVFDSVYIHEEEERILIPILEMLERGLKIKEIELLIQQIPNELKKKKSIIKEEEYWFLYANCKAFLKSFLIKVQKIPKLDPLKKSIEDCLKSDWNFLS; this is encoded by the coding sequence ATGGAAGCAAATGAACTTAAAAAGATTTTAAGTGAACTAAAAAGTGGAGAAAGAACTTGGGAAGCAGAACAGGACGACGTGATTGTTTACTCAATGCTAGAACATATAGGTTCTACAGATGGTGAACTAAGAGATCAACTAATCTACAGCATGTTTTATCAATTAATAATAGAAAAGAATTTACTAGGGCCTAAACTACTAACTGAATTATTGGAAGTGGCGTTAAATGATTTGTTATACAAAGGAATTGGAGAAAAGGAAACAGATACTGTTTTTACGAGATCTTTTACTACTCTTTTGATAGCACTTATCCTATATAGAGATAACGAAAATGACTTTCTTGACCAAAATATGATTCTAAGAGTAAAAGATAACTTGATTGATTATATTAATCTTGAAAAAGACTTAAGAGGCTTTGTACCAGATAAAGGTTGGGCTCATAGTATTGCGCATGTAGCAGATACTTTTGATGAACTAGTAAAAAGTAATAAAGTAGACTCAGAACACTTTGGAGAAATGTTAAATGCACTATGGAACAAATTATTTGTTTTCGATAGTGTTTACATACACGAAGAAGAGGAAAGAATTTTAATTCCAATATTGGAGATGCTCGAACGAGGTTTGAAAATAAAGGAAATAGAATTACTGATACAACAAATACCAAACGAATTAAAAAAGAAAAAGAGTATAATTAAGGAAGAAGAGTATTGGTTCCTGTACGCGAACTGTAAGGCGTTTTTAAAAAGCTTCCTTATTAAAGTTCAAAAAATACCCAAATTAGATCCTTTGAAAAAAAGTATAGAAGATTGTCTTAAATCAGATTGGAATTTTCTATCGTGA
- a CDS encoding zinc-dependent alcohol dehydrogenase, producing the protein MKAVTFQGAKDIQVKEVPDAKLEKQDDILVRITTTAICGSDLHIYRGGIPTRKDFVIGHEPMGIVEEVGPAVTKVKKGDRVVIPFNVSCGECFYCQNEMESQCDNSNDNPALDSGAYLGYTERYGNFPGGQAEYLRVPYGNYMPFLIPESCELEDESLLFLSDVLPTAYWSVENSGMKEGDTIAVLGAGPVGLMVQKFAWMKGAKRVIAVDHLDYRLKHSVKMNNVEVYNFEQYKDMGSHIKEITNGGVDVVIDCVGMDGKMSMVEKVEQKLKLQGGTLSAIDIGINAVRKFGTIQLTGVYGSLYNMFPLGNIFERNVSLKMGQAPVIHYMPLLFDKITNGEFDPKEIITHSVPLDKASDAYKTFHDHEDESIKFVLKP; encoded by the coding sequence GTGAAGGCAGTCACATTTCAAGGAGCCAAAGATATTCAAGTAAAAGAAGTTCCAGATGCAAAACTGGAGAAACAGGATGATATTCTAGTACGTATTACTACTACGGCTATTTGTGGATCTGATCTCCATATTTATAGAGGTGGAATACCTACTCGAAAGGACTTTGTTATTGGTCATGAGCCAATGGGTATCGTGGAAGAGGTTGGTCCAGCTGTAACAAAAGTTAAAAAAGGTGATCGAGTTGTTATTCCTTTTAATGTTTCATGTGGAGAATGCTTTTATTGCCAAAATGAGATGGAAAGTCAGTGTGATAATTCAAATGATAATCCAGCCTTAGACTCCGGTGCTTATCTTGGCTACACCGAACGTTATGGTAATTTCCCAGGTGGGCAGGCTGAATATTTAAGAGTCCCCTATGGAAACTACATGCCTTTCTTAATACCGGAATCATGTGAACTAGAGGATGAGTCTTTGTTATTCCTATCAGATGTTCTTCCAACTGCCTATTGGAGTGTTGAAAACTCAGGCATGAAAGAAGGAGACACAATTGCAGTTTTAGGTGCAGGTCCTGTTGGTTTAATGGTACAGAAATTTGCGTGGATGAAAGGTGCAAAACGAGTAATTGCAGTTGATCACTTAGATTATCGTTTAAAGCACTCTGTGAAGATGAATAACGTCGAAGTCTACAATTTTGAACAGTATAAAGATATGGGCTCCCATATTAAAGAGATCACCAATGGAGGAGTAGATGTTGTCATTGACTGTGTAGGGATGGACGGTAAAATGTCAATGGTCGAAAAAGTAGAGCAAAAGTTAAAGCTCCAAGGTGGAACTCTAAGTGCTATTGATATAGGAATAAATGCAGTAAGAAAATTTGGAACGATTCAATTAACTGGTGTTTATGGATCATTATATAATATGTTCCCATTAGGAAATATTTTCGAACGGAATGTGTCACTAAAAATGGGACAGGCACCCGTCATTCATTATATGCCTCTATTGTTTGATAAAATTACGAATGGCGAATTTGACCCGAAAGAAATTATTACGCATAGTGTACCACTAGATAAGGCAAGTGATGCTTATAAAACTTTCCACGATCATGAGGACGAAAGTATTAAATTTGTGTTAAAACCATAA
- a CDS encoding MerR family transcriptional regulator gives MYKISEFVDITGLSKETLRYYAEVKLLEPAYIDPLNNYRYYDDGSYFLAILLVKLRSFGFTIQEMISVMDDKSFANLEKILQQKRSTILLQIDNLTAKLGELDEFLESGRENN, from the coding sequence ATGTATAAGATTAGTGAATTTGTCGACATAACTGGGTTAAGCAAGGAGACCTTACGATACTATGCAGAAGTTAAATTACTCGAACCAGCTTATATTGATCCACTCAATAATTATCGGTACTACGATGATGGCAGCTATTTTCTAGCCATCCTCTTAGTGAAACTGAGAAGTTTTGGATTTACTATACAAGAAATGATTTCTGTAATGGACGATAAATCATTTGCTAACCTTGAAAAAATACTACAGCAAAAAAGAAGTACAATATTGCTTCAAATAGATAATCTAACAGCCAAATTAGGTGAGCTAGATGAATTTTTAGAATCAGGAAGGGAGAATAATTAA
- a CDS encoding SRPBCC family protein: MIKWSEETEIKVNIEKVWSLFMDKNIHKIMDKVEEHVLIEKQENEVGAKHRQSYREGKRVETYIVETLAYEDRPDKKHKQISFVLGKAFEIMFSFTLYKMDDNHTRFIYEGQNKGVNFVGRAMMKLGSEKSNNKVVQEFMEKVNREALKL, from the coding sequence ATGATTAAATGGAGTGAAGAAACAGAAATCAAGGTAAACATCGAAAAAGTATGGAGCTTATTTATGGATAAAAACATACATAAGATTATGGATAAGGTGGAGGAGCACGTTCTTATAGAAAAACAGGAGAATGAGGTTGGTGCGAAGCATAGACAAAGTTATCGGGAAGGGAAGCGAGTAGAGACATATATCGTAGAAACATTGGCATATGAGGACCGACCAGATAAAAAGCACAAACAAATAAGTTTTGTATTGGGCAAAGCATTTGAAATTATGTTTAGTTTTACTTTGTATAAAATGGATGATAATCATACAAGATTTATTTATGAGGGACAAAATAAAGGAGTAAATTTTGTAGGACGAGCAATGATGAAACTTGGTAGTGAGAAAAGTAATAATAAAGTGGTCCAAGAATTTATGGAAAAGGTAAATCGAGAAGCATTAAAGCTATAA
- the rlmD gene encoding 23S rRNA (uracil(1939)-C(5))-methyltransferase RlmD has translation MSEKSVIEIGQEFPLTIKRLGINGEGVGFFKRNVVFVKGALPGEVITAKVTVVNPKYAEAEIKTLRESSPHRVNPPCPVYEACGGCQLQHMTYESQLHVKRDLVLQALERYVKDLAPTIDVRPTIGMENPWNYRNKSQFQVRELGDKVIAGLYAEESNMLIDINECSVQEPATTHITNEIKRFLEELKISIYDGRNSKGIVRTIVVRTGMKTGQIQVTLVTTQKKMPHKEELVQKIRAIDPNIVSISQNINPEDTSLVFGDTTFNLHGKETIHEKLGELAFDLSARAFFQLNPEQTVHLYNEIEKAAALTGEETIVDAYCGVGTIGLWLAKNAKEVRGMDIVQESIQDAKKNAKRNGFKNTKYVHGTAQHWLQKWKSEGFVPDVLTVDPPRAGLDDELLKTLLDIKPKRFVYTSCNPSTLAKDLAALKDVYNIKYIQPVDMFAQTAHVEAVTLLELK, from the coding sequence ATGAGTGAAAAATCAGTTATAGAAATAGGACAAGAATTTCCCCTTACGATTAAACGACTTGGTATTAACGGAGAAGGCGTTGGATTTTTTAAGCGCAATGTTGTTTTTGTAAAAGGAGCACTTCCAGGAGAGGTAATAACTGCAAAGGTTACAGTAGTAAACCCTAAGTATGCCGAAGCGGAAATTAAAACATTAAGAGAATCATCTCCACATCGTGTTAATCCCCCCTGCCCGGTATATGAAGCTTGTGGAGGATGTCAGCTGCAGCATATGACATATGAAAGTCAGCTACATGTTAAAAGGGATTTAGTATTACAAGCTTTAGAACGTTATGTGAAGGACCTGGCTCCGACAATTGATGTAAGACCAACTATCGGTATGGAAAACCCATGGAATTACCGTAACAAAAGTCAGTTCCAAGTGAGAGAATTAGGCGATAAAGTTATTGCAGGGTTATACGCAGAAGAATCCAATATGTTAATCGATATTAACGAATGTTCGGTTCAAGAGCCAGCCACTACCCATATTACGAATGAAATAAAAAGATTCCTGGAAGAACTGAAGATTTCTATCTACGATGGTAGAAATTCTAAAGGAATCGTCCGTACTATTGTCGTTCGTACTGGTATGAAAACTGGACAAATTCAAGTTACACTTGTAACAACTCAAAAGAAAATGCCACATAAAGAAGAACTAGTTCAAAAAATACGAGCAATCGACCCTAATATTGTGTCCATTAGTCAGAATATTAATCCAGAGGATACTTCTCTGGTATTTGGAGATACGACATTTAACTTACATGGTAAAGAAACGATTCATGAAAAACTTGGAGAACTAGCTTTTGACTTATCTGCTAGAGCTTTTTTCCAATTGAATCCGGAACAAACAGTTCATTTATACAATGAAATTGAAAAAGCAGCAGCACTCACAGGTGAAGAAACAATTGTAGATGCATATTGTGGTGTTGGTACAATAGGACTTTGGCTTGCCAAAAATGCAAAAGAAGTTCGAGGGATGGATATTGTACAGGAATCTATTCAAGACGCGAAAAAAAATGCTAAACGAAATGGTTTTAAAAACACAAAATACGTTCATGGTACAGCACAGCATTGGTTACAAAAGTGGAAAAGCGAAGGATTCGTTCCTGACGTATTAACTGTAGATCCACCTCGTGCAGGCTTAGATGATGAACTGTTAAAAACGTTATTAGATATTAAACCAAAACGCTTTGTTTACACTTCATGTAATCCATCAACACTTGCAAAGGATTTAGCAGCGCTTAAAGATGTATACAACATCAAGTATATCCAACCTGTTGATATGTTCGCTCAAACTGCTCATGTCGAAGCAGTGACACTGTTGGAGTTAAAATAA
- a CDS encoding polysaccharide deacetylase family protein: MWKSHFVGIVIATIILSAGLMYKPFSAQAEEIHWGLKKATNEQPAEAGGELDAMLKKHGAIYKGSADKKILYFTFDNGYENGYTESILDTLKTENIKATFFLTGHYLESATPLVKRMITEGHQIGNHSYGHPNLAKLSKEGIQKELQKFDKRLSELTSLTRTTVTRPPEGIFNEQVLEAANEIGHQHIFWSVAFIDWHKDQKKGGKYAYDQLMSQIHPGAIILMHTVSPDNAEGLPMFIKEARKMGYTFGTLDDLIMNNLDIPLTLLPE, from the coding sequence ATGTGGAAATCTCATTTTGTAGGAATCGTAATTGCTACAATCATTTTAAGTGCTGGATTAATGTATAAACCTTTCTCTGCACAAGCAGAGGAAATCCATTGGGGGTTAAAAAAGGCAACAAATGAGCAGCCAGCGGAAGCTGGCGGAGAATTGGATGCTATGCTTAAAAAACATGGTGCAATATATAAAGGCTCTGCTGATAAAAAAATACTGTATTTTACATTCGATAATGGCTATGAAAACGGCTATACCGAAAGCATTTTGGACACCCTGAAAACGGAAAATATTAAAGCTACATTCTTTTTGACCGGCCATTATTTAGAGAGTGCTACTCCTTTAGTAAAACGTATGATTACAGAGGGACATCAAATTGGTAACCACTCTTATGGCCATCCAAATCTAGCAAAGCTCTCAAAGGAAGGGATTCAAAAAGAACTGCAAAAGTTTGATAAACGTTTGAGTGAATTAACTTCATTAACAAGAACTACTGTAACTCGTCCACCAGAAGGAATTTTTAATGAACAAGTACTTGAGGCTGCTAATGAAATAGGACATCAGCATATATTTTGGTCTGTCGCATTTATTGATTGGCATAAGGATCAGAAAAAAGGTGGCAAATATGCCTATGATCAATTAATGTCTCAAATACATCCTGGTGCAATTATTTTAATGCATACTGTTTCACCTGATAATGCAGAAGGCTTACCGATGTTCATCAAAGAGGCTAGAAAAATGGGATATACCTTTGGCACTCTGGACGATTTAATCATGAATAATCTGGATATTCCGCTTACTTTGCTTCCTGAATAA
- a CDS encoding TIGR01777 family oxidoreductase: MKIAITGGTGFVGRELTDLLLQKGHEVFILSRSKQGKERGVTYVQWLSENASPEKQLEGVDAIVNLAGESISNGRWTEKQKQKIYDSRMKTTDEVLRILHALAIKPKVLVNASAIGIYPASNSTRYTEESKEVGTDYLARTVRDWELKAQSAEKLQIRVACGRFGIILGKSEGALPLMALPYKLFVGGPVGAGDNWMSWVHVKDVADALLFAIENPINGPFNVTAPHAKKMKDFGKTLASILKRPHYFPVPSFALKIALGEKSQLVIEGQHVIPQILIDEGYSFHFPNLESALRDIYK, translated from the coding sequence ATGAAAATTGCAATTACTGGCGGAACTGGTTTTGTTGGAAGAGAACTAACGGATTTACTTTTACAAAAGGGACATGAAGTTTTTATATTATCTCGTTCGAAACAGGGGAAGGAACGTGGCGTAACGTATGTACAGTGGCTATCAGAAAATGCATCTCCCGAAAAACAGTTAGAAGGCGTCGATGCTATTGTAAATCTGGCTGGTGAGTCGATCAGTAATGGAAGATGGACCGAAAAGCAGAAACAGAAAATTTATGATAGTCGGATGAAAACGACAGATGAAGTGCTCCGAATTTTACATGCCTTAGCCATAAAACCAAAAGTGTTAGTAAATGCGAGTGCAATTGGCATTTATCCAGCCTCTAATAGCACAAGGTATACAGAGGAATCCAAAGAAGTTGGTACGGACTATTTGGCTCGAACAGTTCGAGATTGGGAACTGAAAGCTCAAAGTGCAGAAAAGCTTCAGATTCGTGTTGCTTGTGGCAGATTTGGCATTATTTTAGGAAAATCAGAAGGTGCACTCCCTTTAATGGCACTCCCATATAAACTATTTGTTGGTGGACCTGTTGGAGCCGGTGATAATTGGATGTCTTGGGTACATGTAAAAGACGTTGCAGATGCATTACTATTTGCAATAGAGAATCCTATTAATGGTCCCTTCAATGTCACAGCTCCTCACGCTAAAAAAATGAAGGATTTTGGAAAAACTTTAGCGAGTATATTAAAAAGACCGCATTATTTTCCAGTTCCATCTTTTGCATTAAAGATTGCACTTGGAGAAAAAAGTCAGCTTGTGATAGAAGGCCAACATGTGATCCCACAGATATTAATAGATGAAGGTTATTCATTCCATTTCCCTAATTTGGAAAGTGCATTACGTGATATTTATAAATGA
- the recX gene encoding recombination regulator RecX codes for MPVITKIARQKNNNERYNLYLDEKYALSLDEAVLIKYQLTKGKVIEAFTLDEMVFDDEVRKAFNKAINFLSYRMRSEHEVKQKLLQNEFGEAVILEAIRKLYEYGFLNDESFTKALVETQKKNSKKGPVAIRQELKKKGIEKDLQEEVLRNYSEEEQVGIAKTLAEKIINQYQDKTPRQIKQKVQDTLQRKGYNFSIISQALSTFELEKSEEEWIEIITTQGDKIWRKHAAKYKGNDLHKRIKTALYQKGFPAEQIDLYIEKKELEEQDD; via the coding sequence ATGCCGGTTATTACGAAAATTGCACGACAAAAAAATAATAATGAACGGTATAATTTATATTTGGATGAAAAATATGCACTTAGCTTAGATGAAGCAGTACTCATAAAGTATCAGCTAACAAAGGGAAAAGTCATCGAAGCATTTACATTAGATGAAATGGTTTTTGATGATGAAGTAAGGAAGGCTTTTAATAAAGCGATTAACTTTTTAAGCTACCGAATGAGAAGTGAGCATGAAGTGAAACAAAAACTTCTGCAAAATGAGTTTGGTGAAGCAGTTATATTAGAAGCAATCCGAAAATTATATGAGTATGGCTTCCTTAATGATGAAAGCTTTACAAAAGCACTGGTAGAAACGCAAAAGAAAAATAGCAAAAAAGGACCTGTTGCAATTCGTCAGGAATTAAAGAAAAAGGGAATTGAAAAAGACCTTCAAGAGGAAGTACTGAGGAACTATTCCGAAGAAGAGCAAGTTGGTATAGCGAAAACCTTAGCAGAGAAGATCATCAATCAATATCAAGATAAAACACCAAGACAAATTAAACAAAAAGTTCAAGATACCCTCCAAAGAAAAGGATATAATTTTTCAATAATCTCACAAGCCCTTTCCACTTTTGAATTAGAAAAAAGTGAGGAGGAATGGATTGAAATTATTACTACCCAGGGAGATAAAATTTGGCGTAAGCATGCCGCGAAATATAAGGGGAATGATTTGCACAAACGTATAAAGACAGCATTGTATCAAAAAGGATTCCCTGCTGAACAAATTGATCTTTATATTGAAAAGAAGGAGCTGGAAGAGCAAGATGACTGA
- a CDS encoding YfhH family protein — translation MTEKKYSDMTVQELRTEIANLKEKSRKAEQLGIVNEYAVYERKALMAQAFLIDPASIKSGEMYRIIGDPGVFFQVEYLKGRFAWGYRLGGDKYEEALPISMLESLEEGK, via the coding sequence ATGACTGAGAAAAAATATAGTGATATGACTGTACAGGAACTTAGAACAGAAATTGCAAACCTAAAGGAAAAATCACGTAAGGCAGAGCAACTAGGCATTGTAAATGAGTATGCTGTTTACGAAAGAAAAGCATTGATGGCACAAGCATTTTTGATAGATCCAGCCTCTATTAAATCAGGTGAAATGTATCGTATTATTGGAGATCCGGGTGTATTCTTTCAAGTGGAATATTTGAAAGGGAGATTTGCATGGGGATATAGATTAGGTGGAGATAAATATGAGGAAGCTTTACCGATCTCAATGTTAGAATCGCTAGAGGAAGGGAAATAA
- a CDS encoding YfhJ family protein — protein sequence MQTKIDELTFALLEKNDKLSAAKARAWIELLWSDFESSYAKAGYDYKGAAVTEMVIRKWIDGYGGQLHEFANTNEKYKHLLETDDFTN from the coding sequence ATGCAAACAAAAATAGATGAATTAACTTTCGCACTACTTGAAAAAAATGATAAATTATCCGCTGCAAAAGCAAGAGCGTGGATAGAGCTTCTGTGGTCAGATTTTGAATCCTCTTATGCAAAGGCAGGCTATGATTATAAAGGAGCAGCCGTAACGGAAATGGTTATTCGAAAATGGATCGATGGCTACGGTGGACAATTGCATGAATTTGCAAACACGAATGAGAAGTATAAGCATTTATTAGAAACAGATGACTTTACCAATTAA